The following proteins are encoded in a genomic region of Spirosoma sp. SC4-14:
- a CDS encoding AraC family transcriptional regulator, whose translation MKPLFRKVTAKLESSFTVRHDVLPHFKNIWHYHPELELHYIIKGEGVRFIGDKISNFSPGEIVFVGENLPHTWRSNEEYFYNDPDLNIEVIVIQFLPDCLGEDLLKLPEAYLIPKLYEKAKSGMVINGKANAKLAELMHRALNASNLDKIIILLSILKTLAETDEYEPIVNGRTVFYQSNETDSLRLNTVCSYTLSNYKKEITLEEISAISNLSVTSFCRYFKLMTNKTYYDFLIEIRISHACRALIEDKTPTEVICFDCGFNNVSNFYRHFKKVTGMTPLEYKRQYLNKSKNLLVRA comes from the coding sequence ATGAAGCCCTTATTCCGCAAAGTGACGGCAAAACTGGAGAGTTCATTCACCGTCCGGCACGATGTCTTACCGCATTTCAAGAACATCTGGCATTATCATCCCGAACTTGAATTACACTATATTATCAAGGGAGAAGGCGTTCGGTTTATTGGCGATAAGATCAGCAATTTTTCGCCGGGCGAGATTGTGTTTGTGGGCGAAAATTTACCCCACACCTGGCGTAGCAACGAAGAGTACTTTTATAATGACCCCGACCTGAATATTGAAGTCATTGTCATTCAGTTTTTGCCCGACTGCCTGGGTGAAGATCTGTTAAAACTACCCGAAGCGTATTTGATTCCGAAGCTTTATGAGAAGGCGAAAAGCGGGATGGTTATTAATGGTAAAGCCAACGCGAAGCTTGCTGAACTCATGCACCGGGCGCTGAACGCCAGCAATCTTGATAAAATCATTATCCTGCTCTCGATTCTAAAAACCCTGGCCGAAACGGATGAGTATGAGCCAATTGTAAACGGCCGTACTGTTTTTTATCAATCGAATGAAACCGATTCGCTGCGGCTGAATACCGTATGCAGCTATACATTATCGAATTATAAAAAAGAAATTACGCTGGAGGAGATTTCGGCCATCAGCAACCTGAGCGTTACATCGTTTTGCCGGTACTTTAAGTTGATGACCAACAAAACGTACTATGATTTCCTGATCGAAATCAGAATCAGCCATGCCTGCCGGGCGCTGATCGAAGACAAAACGCCGACCGAGGTTATCTGCTTCGACTGCGGCTTCAACAACGTGTCGAATTTCTACCGTCATTTCAAAAAAGTGACGGGCATGACTCCGCTCGAATACAAGCGCCAGTACCTGAACAAGTCGAAAAACCTGCTGGTCAGGGCCTGA
- a CDS encoding DUF3826 domain-containing protein: MKSALIYAVITVVSLLPVLGQQTTRGHNEAAYIRVVTERAAKIVEKLGISDPQKLARVQTLIANQYQGLNAIHESWKMALSAPDANNNKAAIEADAASKLTDLHKTYLASLARELTPQQVEQVKDGMTYGVLPITYKGYQAMLPDLTDAQKEQILAYLTEARERAMDEGSSKEKHAMFGKYKGRINNYLSAAGIDMKKASKEWEERIAKEKEAEKLKKS, from the coding sequence ATGAAAAGCGCTCTGATTTATGCAGTTATTACAGTAGTTAGCCTCTTACCGGTGCTGGGGCAACAGACGACAAGGGGTCATAATGAGGCTGCGTATATACGGGTCGTTACCGAACGGGCAGCTAAAATTGTAGAAAAACTAGGCATCAGCGATCCGCAGAAACTGGCACGGGTTCAGACCCTTATTGCCAATCAATATCAGGGCTTAAATGCGATTCACGAAAGCTGGAAAATGGCTTTGTCTGCGCCCGATGCCAACAACAATAAGGCAGCTATTGAAGCCGATGCTGCCAGCAAGCTGACCGATCTGCATAAAACCTATCTGGCTTCGCTAGCCCGTGAGTTAACTCCGCAGCAGGTGGAGCAGGTAAAAGACGGAATGACCTATGGGGTGCTGCCTATTACCTACAAAGGGTATCAGGCGATGCTACCCGACCTGACCGATGCGCAAAAAGAACAAATTCTGGCCTATCTGACCGAAGCGCGCGAACGAGCGATGGATGAAGGCTCATCGAAAGAAAAACACGCCATGTTTGGCAAGTATAAAGGTCGGATCAACAATTATCTGTCGGCGGCTGGCATCGACATGAAAAAGGCGAGTAAAGAATGGGAAGAACGTATCGCCAAAGAAAAAGAAGCCGAAAAACTCAAGAAATCATAA
- a CDS encoding TonB-dependent receptor — MMTVLRNQSLLIGTSRLLGVLLLGGLSETLCFAEANAGRTAVSTIAKAPMQNITGTVKDAKTGEPIPGVNVLLKGTKTGTVTDIKGTFRLNLPTGNETLIFSYIGFKTQEIQVGGRTALEIQMEEDAAALSEVVVVGYGVQKKVSLTGAVVAVDMKAVQDLPVNNLSAALTGQLPGVGVSGGTSRPGDNATITVRTPVVLSKDGGTLQPLYVIDNVVRSVDDFNALDVSEVEAISVLKDAAAAIYGARSNQGVVVVTTKRGKAGTPKFSYSGSTGISDATLPTMMNGYQQATYLNDLNTTAGKAATDPLIYTPDELDYFKTHNTNWLRTAWKPSTVVRHALNVSGGNDKATYFAGVSYNAQNANFDNINTGKWTFRASTDMQVTRSLKASISLSSYLGNKRMYFLKQGGENPENDMKSLLYTPQFAPPYIDGLPVLLSTSGNTNTIDAFNFFAVQNSNNYTQTKTTGLNVTANLEYSIPFVKGLKARVLYSRTFDNSFGKQYGTKYNVYSFSMLGEHKHIYGGDVIKTTTLNNGDRVRINPGYTDTYQFNGYLNYDRQFGKHSVTAIAFFEQAESHSDLIAAMAEGVIIGGLDNMRYATGTQTTSETESETGFLSYAGRVNYNYANKYLFETAIRYDASTNFAPEYRWGFFPSFSLGWVMSEERFFRDNVRWVDFLKLRGSLGFLGGDATKAYNWLSNYSIQQGKGAVFGGNSSRPLVVTPNNAMANRQARWDDNTKYNIGIDAQFLKSRLSFTVDAFYDHRYNMLTTLTSSVPLLVGATLPSENYATVNGFGTEVSLGWNDKVGSDWSYKVNTFFVWNDNRQVLVDVDKGKVGTYLDPTGKSSDRGVLGYHYLGMFRTQQDVDQYLEKNPGYTIFGVAPKPGMLYYQDVRGPKDASGQYTAPDGKITDADMDYLTRKASNHYSVGFNFNVSYRNLSLAAVISGSFGGQGMVEGSARNQGTLTSNRPIFWADHWTPDNTNAAYPSPYYKDTYTVDSNFWFMSSTQLSVRNLNLSYSLPNSIASKLKLSSVRAYLVATNPLNLYNPYSWKSNLGNFDSYPVLRSYSLGINLGL, encoded by the coding sequence ATGATGACCGTTTTACGAAATCAGAGCCTCCTCATTGGCACCAGTAGGCTACTGGGTGTACTCTTGCTGGGGGGACTTTCCGAAACTCTATGTTTTGCCGAAGCAAACGCCGGTAGGACAGCGGTTTCGACAATCGCCAAGGCACCTATGCAGAATATCACCGGAACGGTTAAGGACGCCAAAACCGGTGAGCCCATTCCGGGGGTAAACGTGCTTCTTAAAGGCACAAAAACCGGAACCGTAACCGACATAAAAGGAACGTTCCGGCTGAATTTGCCGACAGGAAATGAAACCCTGATTTTTAGTTATATCGGTTTTAAAACGCAGGAAATTCAGGTAGGAGGACGCACGGCGCTGGAGATTCAGATGGAAGAAGATGCGGCCGCGCTGAGCGAGGTAGTAGTGGTAGGGTATGGGGTTCAGAAAAAAGTAAGTCTGACCGGGGCTGTTGTAGCTGTCGATATGAAAGCCGTTCAGGATTTGCCGGTCAACAATCTGTCGGCAGCGCTGACTGGCCAGCTACCGGGCGTTGGCGTTTCGGGCGGAACAAGCCGTCCGGGCGATAATGCAACAATTACGGTTCGGACTCCGGTTGTGCTCTCGAAAGATGGCGGTACACTTCAGCCGTTGTATGTAATCGACAATGTGGTTCGTTCGGTCGATGATTTCAATGCGCTCGACGTATCGGAAGTAGAAGCCATTTCGGTACTGAAAGATGCAGCCGCTGCGATCTATGGTGCCCGCTCGAACCAGGGCGTTGTGGTCGTAACGACCAAGCGGGGCAAGGCCGGTACGCCTAAATTCAGCTATAGCGGGTCGACGGGGATTTCGGACGCTACGCTGCCTACCATGATGAATGGCTATCAGCAGGCTACGTACCTGAACGACCTGAATACGACTGCTGGTAAAGCCGCAACCGACCCGCTCATCTACACACCCGACGAGCTGGACTATTTTAAGACGCATAATACGAACTGGTTGCGAACTGCCTGGAAACCTTCGACGGTGGTGCGCCATGCGCTGAACGTAAGCGGAGGTAACGACAAGGCGACCTACTTTGCCGGTGTGAGCTACAACGCACAAAATGCCAACTTCGACAACATCAATACGGGCAAATGGACGTTCCGGGCCAGCACCGATATGCAGGTGACCAGGAGCCTGAAGGCGTCTATCTCGCTGAGCAGCTATCTGGGTAACAAACGCATGTACTTCCTGAAACAGGGGGGCGAAAATCCGGAAAACGACATGAAGAGCCTGCTCTATACTCCGCAGTTTGCTCCGCCCTATATTGATGGTTTACCTGTTCTGCTCTCAACTTCGGGCAACACCAACACCATCGATGCCTTTAACTTCTTTGCCGTACAGAACTCCAACAACTACACCCAGACCAAAACCACGGGGCTGAACGTAACGGCCAATCTGGAATACTCGATTCCGTTCGTAAAAGGTCTGAAAGCGCGTGTACTCTACAGCCGTACGTTCGATAATAGCTTTGGAAAACAGTATGGTACCAAATACAACGTCTATAGTTTTTCGATGTTGGGCGAGCATAAGCACATTTACGGGGGCGATGTAATCAAAACCACCACGCTCAACAACGGCGACCGTGTGCGTATCAATCCTGGCTATACGGATACCTATCAGTTCAATGGCTATCTGAACTACGACCGTCAGTTTGGTAAGCATTCTGTTACGGCCATTGCTTTCTTCGAGCAGGCCGAGAGCCATTCCGACCTGATTGCGGCTATGGCCGAAGGGGTGATTATTGGCGGACTCGACAATATGCGCTATGCCACCGGCACGCAAACGACTTCAGAAACCGAAAGCGAAACGGGCTTTCTGTCGTATGCCGGACGGGTTAACTACAACTACGCCAACAAATACCTGTTCGAAACCGCAATTCGGTACGACGCATCGACCAACTTCGCTCCCGAATACCGCTGGGGCTTTTTCCCATCGTTTTCGCTGGGCTGGGTAATGTCGGAGGAGCGGTTTTTTCGGGATAATGTTCGCTGGGTCGATTTCCTGAAATTGCGGGGTTCGCTCGGTTTTCTGGGCGGTGATGCCACCAAAGCCTATAACTGGCTATCGAACTATTCCATTCAGCAGGGCAAAGGAGCCGTATTTGGCGGTAACTCGAGTCGACCACTGGTTGTTACACCGAACAACGCCATGGCTAACCGGCAGGCTCGCTGGGACGACAACACCAAATACAACATCGGTATCGATGCTCAGTTCCTGAAAAGCCGACTGTCGTTTACGGTCGACGCGTTCTACGATCATCGCTACAACATGCTTACTACCCTGACATCGTCGGTACCGCTGCTGGTGGGCGCAACACTGCCCTCCGAAAACTATGCAACGGTGAACGGATTTGGAACAGAAGTTTCGCTGGGCTGGAACGATAAAGTCGGCAGCGACTGGTCGTATAAAGTCAATACATTCTTTGTCTGGAACGATAACCGGCAGGTGCTGGTCGATGTCGACAAAGGTAAAGTAGGAACGTATCTGGACCCAACCGGCAAATCGAGTGATCGGGGTGTACTGGGCTATCATTATCTGGGTATGTTCAGAACGCAGCAGGATGTTGATCAGTATCTGGAAAAGAACCCAGGTTATACCATTTTCGGTGTTGCTCCCAAACCCGGTATGCTTTATTACCAGGACGTTCGGGGGCCGAAAGATGCATCGGGGCAGTATACGGCTCCAGACGGAAAAATCACGGATGCCGATATGGATTATCTGACCAGAAAGGCCAGTAATCACTATTCGGTGGGCTTCAATTTCAACGTGTCGTACCGAAACCTCTCGCTGGCGGCTGTTATTAGTGGCTCGTTTGGTGGACAGGGAATGGTTGAGGGATCGGCTCGTAATCAGGGAACGCTAACCTCGAACCGGCCTATATTCTGGGCCGATCACTGGACACCCGATAATACGAATGCCGCCTATCCAAGCCCCTATTACAAAGACACCTACACCGTCGATTCGAATTTCTGGTTCATGAGTTCTACGCAACTGTCGGTCCGGAACCTGAATCTATCGTATTCGCTTCCTAATTCAATTGCCAGCAAGCTGAAACTAAGTAGCGTACGGGCCTATCTGGTGGCTACAAATCCGCTGAATCTCTATAACCCTTATAGCT